The Dreissena polymorpha isolate Duluth1 chromosome 2, UMN_Dpol_1.0, whole genome shotgun sequence nucleotide sequence atgcaatttacaacatattcCGTTGATTACCCCATTAAGTGAGTGATACAATAGTTACATGGATTGATCACATCGTTTGTGGAGGTCTTTATACAGTTTTCAAGTATTACCAGAATAGATAGATCTTAATCCCGACgtatataaaatgataaactAAGGAATATTTTACTTAGTAGCTACGTTAATGCATACATGATTCTGTTCGAAAATGACCATCTTCTTTCAGTTTTAACAGAACGTATGCATGTACATGCGTGGTTCCCGGCCCATGTACATTCAAATTAAaaggttgttttgttttcaaatgcgTCATTATTAAAATTCATCTAAAACAAAACAcagtataaataaaaatgtgtctttCAATACAGTCGCGTTAAAATATCTTCACGTATGTTGCGGCTTTGATTATGATCAAACCGACTTATTTGATTCGATCAGACAGTCAGAGGTACAATACATAAATCGTAAGGGCAAACAAGGTAATCCAGTTCTCATACACGGGGATTGTGGGACTTGACGAACATATGCAATTGAAGGCAGTACAAATTGCAGGTAAAAACAATTACACAGCCGATCGATTGAGTTGCAGTATTCTTTATACAACAGAGTGGATATTGAATCAAGCGATAGAAGAGATGATATTTAAAACTTAAGGGAAATCTCTGAAAAGAGAACAAAAAGACAACACTTTTTTTCAGTTGGTCGTACCATCCAAACGTGTATGCAACAAACGCATGATCACTCACCCGGGACCAATTCTTTGCATACGTTTTTCCACTTTCTTCTCTGATACCAAGAGTTCTGTCTCAAACGACACAATGTCAGTGTCAGATCATTTAATTGCTACACATTGGCAATGCGGTTTGGGTGTCCTCATTTACTCGAACTTCTCATAGCAAACCAATAGCACATCTTGTTTAGGACAATCTATTATCTTAGAAAGGGATCCTTTATCCCAGTGTGAAAACTCTCAACCTGACTGCGTGGCAATTATCATCAAACAGTTTGCAATAAAAGAATGTTCTTCAGATACAAGACAAATAGTGTTACAATCATAAAGGTAGGGGACTAAAAGAGATTTCTCAGATAAATTCAGGAAGTTCTGTAGCTGGTGTGCGGAAAGGAAAATTGATACCTTTTCAATATCTTTGACTGAAACAGTTAAGGTTTTAAGAGATTTGTTTCATTCAGGTCTATAATACAGGACTATTGCTGGCTATAGGTCTATGCTTTCTTTTGTTTTACCGCATGTAGATAAAATACCAGCGGGTCAATATTCATTTAGTATTAGACTGCTAAAGGAGTTGCTAGTCGCGAGACCTTATGTAAAACATCGATACGCTTCAAAAAGAGATACGCAAATCCATGCCTGTATACAGGAACGAGCCCAAAGTGGGCCAATTAACTGTTATTGGTTAATTAAACGCGTATCTGTTTGTTCTGTATGACAAATTAAAAACTTACACATATTGTTCGTTACTGCTCCTACTTGAATTTTAAATAGCTAACACTATcaatttatttgtgtatatgCTTCTTAATCAAATGAActtatatttatacacacataatCATGAACAGTTAAGGAAGTAAACATCTTTATAAACGATTGGTGTTTttctttcaataaaaatattttaaagaataaagcTAATCACATTTTCACTAAGCTTACATTCGCGTTTTTTATTTGTGacgatgttttatttttttattttcgaattCCTCATAAATATCTTGTAAGAGATGAGTGTGTTTATAATGCATACTTATGTTCTTTCCTTTGTTACCGATAAGTAAGAAACGcccattttcttatattttcatttgtaacTTTGTAGTACTGACTTTCATTCACTTACGTGACCGCGCAATATTTGCAGAAACTACGTACGTCTGGTTTTTATTCAATATGAATACAATATTAAGCCTAGAAAATATTTCAGGAATACCCGTTTcttaattaacataaaaaatgcGTTGCATCGTCACatgattgcattttattttaagcGGGTATAAAAGATCTCCGAATATTTCAAAACTGATACAAAGTCCATGTatacaaaactagaaaaaaaatccaaaacaaGTAGTTCCCGAATATCAACTAAATTAGCGCGCTGTGCAACTGTAAATAACTCATGTATGAAAGACATGTACAATGTTGGAAAGTCTCCACTTAACTGTCGATAATGTGTTTGCGGAGTAACAGACACATATCGATTTAAGGATAAAACAACTGTAGAGTACACAAATGCTTTTCTCTTGGTAACAGTTTGTCACAATATTAAATCCGAGTTCTAATATGGCACATCATATGTCACCAAGTTACATCTTACAACGTTACAATATAGATGTCACTTGTATAAATCAATCTAGAAACTCGGTCAGAATGTCTCTCTTGACAATATTTGTGTTAACATTCTAGAAGCGACATCAATGactaaatcttaatgaaacatgatCAGACTACTTATCTTGGCAATATATAGTGCAGTCTTAAATCTTAATCAAATGAAGTGAAAAACTAGGTAACTACGTCTTTGTTGGTGTACTTTTAACCCGAATGACCGCTTCAGGGCCATAATTTCCCTCGCGTTTGTTGTAGCATTGAAATTAAAGGTGTCATGGTTTTGCgtcacatttatattaaaaaaattatctaAACTGTTTGTGTCAGTATCACCAGTGTGTTGGGTTAAATTTTATGTGACAATctgttaaacatattaaaaatttTCAAAGCCTTTTCTTCGCAAAATTAAATGAGAATTTTAAAATGCAGGGGAAAATGTCCAAACATGTTCATTAGAAATTGCTTTACATTTTACCAATGTTTGCCGACGTTGTGATGGCCCATGACGTTATATGAATCAGGCGATCAACAGATTCTACGCAGATTGTGGTTATGTTACAGGAAATATGCGTATATTTTATTAGTGTTATTGTTCCAGGATTTAATAAACATGTACTTATTGCAACTGGAAAAGTGGGAGAATACATTTACACGTATAATTCTGGCAGCGAATGAACGTTATTCCCTTAAAAAATGTTGCATCAATTTTCATGTTTCTGCTCATATTtggaaaacaaatttaatattgatataagtgtatttatctttttgtaatCTCATTACTACATATAATACCgctgaaaataagaaatgttgaTTTTCAGTCCCTGGTAGTCCGTTTTCATTATTGAGGTAGAGCAGACCTCTCATGTacgtttgaaatatttgttttgtggTGTTATAAATATAGCATTTATTTGTTAGTTTGTCAaggtataatataatatactgGTACACATCTTTTTTGTTCTTTCATTGTGGTTTACGACATGATACCTTTACAAGTACAATACTGGCGGTTGATAATTGTTCATTCCAATGCACTTGTTACAGCAAtacatgtgtttatttacatATCTTTATTGTAAAATTGACGACATATTTATTTCGGGGCAATCTCCGATTATGATTTCCATAGTAAagcaaataagaataatataattgtgttttgtatTATGTCCTCCGTATTGATTATTTAGTTTGAGAACAGACCGCGCACGTGATGAGTTTATTTCCGTCGTACGGTGGACACTTCAGTGAACCACACACAGCCTTCACAAAATACAGCAAGGCTCCGGTTTGGTCGCCAGAATTGCTTCCTTCTGCAACCGTCGCATCTGAATCTACGCAGATAAATTCTTTGCTGCCGGCGTGAGCGTGATACGATGTCATCAGGTATCCGTGGTACTCAAGTTTCCATCCTTCGTAGCAAATATTTCTTCCTGGGATCATCATAGTCGGGCCTCTGGATCTACACGCTGTACAAGGAACCTCGTTGTCATGGAGATGCGTCCAGATATTTGCCGACGAGGTCTCGTATTCTGAACCATGTATTATACCAACGCTTGATGCCGTTGGATTTCCGTTAGCCCATCTTGGTTCCTTGGATAGACATAGATAGTTCACTCCACTTCCTGTGTGAGTATAGTGGGAACCTGCCACAAATCCGTCATAGATGAACGAAGACCCTGTAGGGCAAGAATCACGGCCCCAGTGGGTATACACGAATCCAACTTTATCGTTCACTTTATCTGTAAGTTGTATATTGTctttaatacaaaacaacattacgttaaatgtcatatttaagcTTAAATCAGTGTATATCATATGGTCAATTTAAAGATGACCATTTTGTGCTTTCAGATCAACCTTTACTTCGTCATTTTAGTTACGTCCTTTTTGTTCAAAATTGTTAAAGATCGAGGTGttgtaaacaacataaataacacCATATATACCACAGAACCGTTTCAATTACACGTGTAAATTTGTCCgatataatgtttaaattaagttaaaatcACCACTAAAAAAAGTACTGAGGTTTGTACTGGCATTATTTATAAActtactttaaaaataattttaaataaatatgatgtttaaaGTAAAATGACAATAACACCGTATCATAATGACGTTGATAACATGAATAAAATTCATTATATGATGTCGATATAATAGCTATACGAGTACCATTTTACTTATTATTTGTCTTTACATACCGTCCAATTTCCCAACAGACTCCGAAACGCTATCAAGTCTTTGCTGTAGGCGCTCTACGTTAAACTCCATCCTAACCATCTTCTCAAGGAGTTTTTCGTCGTAATGGAACCGGGAGCATTCTGGCTCCCGATCAACCCTGCTCGCCACTGATTGCACGTACAGAAACACCAAGACACAAACTTCGCATCTGACAAACATTTTAAGAATGAAAAGCTTCGTTGTATTATGGGTATCTATTATATGCAGGAGATATCTTCAGTAAATAAGATGTTGGATAACAAATTACAGCTAAAACATTCCAATAACAAGTTGGCAATAAACTATAATTGAATCATTGTTTCAAGGATTCACCATATGGCATTTTCTGATTTAAATCCGAGATTAAATCTGTGTCACGGTTGTCAAAAAACTAGGCCATACAAtcaaatctttttaaaaaaatctagagacatttatgacttaatcttgatgtAACTTGGTCGAAAAGTTTATCTTGACTTTATCTGAAACGAGTTTAAATTTGTGTCGCGTGCgtataaaaactaggtcaccagcaAAACCGTGTTACCgctttagaagtcacatatttgaCTCAATATTGATGACATTAATCATACATTTAATATTGCCTATATCCAGAAAGTGTTTAAATGTGGGTTAAAGCATGTCCACTACGAGCTTAACAGGTTTTTCTTATGCCCGTCTCTTATATTTATGTTACG carries:
- the LOC127868479 gene encoding short-chain collagen C4-like isoform X2, which translates into the protein MFVRCEVCVLVFLYVQSVASRVDREPECSRFHYDEKLLEKMVRMEFNVERLQQRLDSVSESVGKLDDKVNDKVGFVYTHWGRDSCPTGSSFIYDGFVAGSHYTHTGSGVNYLCLSKEPRWANGNPTASSVGIIHGSEYETSSANIWTHLHDNEVPCTACTSRGPTMMIPGRNICYEGWKLEYHGYLMTSYHGHAGSKKFICVDSEATVAKESNSGNQEGALLYFVKAACGALKCPPYDGNKLITCAVCSQTK